Part of the Planctomicrobium piriforme genome, TTTTGCAAAGACGCGGGCGTTGCCATAGCGGCCATCCCCTTCCGGATCGGTCAGGACGCTGATGCGGGATGAGATCGGGCCGGGGAACGCGGCGACCTCGGGGTAGTCGGAGAACTCGATGACCCACAGCCGTCCGTCCGCGCCGAAGGACATCGCCACGGGGTCGATGACGTCAGGCTCGCACGCGACAAGTTCGACGCGGCAGTCCGTCGGCAGCACCATCTTCGCGGCGGACTCTTCTGGACTGAGTGCCTGAGTCTGCCCAGGCGGCACCGGGCTGTCCGCGGCAGAAGAGAGCTGACACAGCAGCGCGCTCAGCAGCAGGGCGACGCGGGAAGAAAGATGCTTCATAGTCATGAGACGCAGCGTTGAAGAAATGAACCACAGCTTCCTTGCGCGATGCACTGGCAGAGCCAGTGGCACACCATCCAGCAAACTCACTTTGCCGAGACACTGGCTCTCATCCTTGCGTGAACAACCCAGCAGACCAAACGAGCCCGGCTCCTTCAATCTGAAAAGACTCAAGAGTCAGAATTCATCATGCGTTGGCGCACAGGGTCGAGCGAGCGCGGCAAACAACTGCCTGAGATCCGTCAGTTTTTCGCGAGCGGCAGGATGCGAATGTTCTTGTAGCGGATCGTGTTGCCGGCTTTCCAATGCACGATGCCGGGGGTCTTCGGATGCACCTGCAGGCCGATATGCCCTTTGACAGGCACCCCTTTGGTGGTTTCAGGCGTGTGTTGAAGGTCGGTGACTTTCACTCCGTTGAGCCAGAACTGAATGTGAGACGGCTCCCCTTCCACACGGATTTCGACGGTATTCCATTTCCCCTGTTTGAAGGCCTTGTAGCCTTCCGGATTGTCGAGCACGCGGGCTTGCGTCCAGGGAAGATAAACGGAGCCGATCTGTCCGCCGGGCCGGTTATCGAGGGTGATCTGATGGCTTTTGCCGTCCTCGCCCATCCGAACGAAGATCCCGGTGTCGGTCGGGTAGTCCTGGAAGAGATCGAAGCGGAGAATGAAGTCGTCATACTCTCCTTCGGTGATGAGAAAACCGCCCCCTTCGTTCTCATCCTGATCGCCGTACAGCAGGCCATCTTTGACGTACCACTTGCCGCCGACGTGGGCCTTGGGAACGGTGAGGTGCGGCTTCCAGCCGGTCATCGTCTGGCCGTCGAAGAGACTGACGAAATCGGCTTCCGGGGCTGAGCCTTGCCGTTCCGCGGCGTGTGACAAAGGACTGGCGGACATTGCAAGCAGAGCGAACGCAGAGAGAAAACGCAGCATCGAAAACATCTTTCTAGTGTGGTGCCCAAAGTTCAAAGCAATCAGACGCGAAAGCGTGCCAGCTGAACGACGCCAATCAGCCGCCGGGCGTTAGCCCGCGGTTCTTTCGGCTTTAGTGAGTGAGTGCCTGGCGGATGGCCGGTTCCAGCACATCTGCCATTCTGAGGAAGCCGGCATCCGTCGGATGCAGGGCATCGACTGTTGCTTCACCATCCGTGCCGATGAGGTTTTCAGCGGACACGATGAACAGATGCTGGTCACCGTCTGCTTTCAGACGTGCATGGAATTCCTGCAGAAACTCGGTGGAGGTCCGTTGCTTGGCGTCCCGCTCGGCCACAAACGGCGAGTTCGTGTAAATGAAGTTCTCGACCAGCAGGATCGGCGTCTGGGGATGAGCTGCCCTTAAGGTCGCAATGAAACCTGGCAACCGTTCGACTGCCTGAGCCGTCTCCAGATTGGGAAGACAGTCGATGACATAGAGTGCGGGATCCAGCTCGGCCAGCAGCGTCGCCATCTCAGGTTCGCTCTTGCCATTGCCGGAGAATCCGAGGTTGATGACAGGCATTTCCATCCGCCGCCCGAGGATTGCGGGATAGCTCATGCCAGGCCTGGAAGCGCAGCCCCCTTGAGTGATCGATGTGCCGTAGAACACGATTGGTTTTTGCTTCGGGAGGGGATCTGGCGCTCTGAATGTTGCACTCGGTGGAATGCCAATCTCCACCTTCTCGACTCCGTTGTACAACGGAAACGACAGGCGAAACTCTTTCTCACCGGGAACGAGTCCTTGCGTCAGCAGCACATCGTTGACCGGGAACTGCGCTGGTCTTCCGACCGCCAGAAAATGCCACTTTCCTTCGCTGCGAACATACAGGTCGACACCGCTGACGCCTGTGGCCGCCATGTGCGACATCGCGATGCGATCGCTGCGGAGCGTCCAACGGGCACGAATTTTGGTGGCATCGGTGATAAACCGGACGCTGAGTCCAGCTGAGTTCTGTGCGAGACTCCAGACCGCAGGGCGGACCATCGCCTCAGCTCTGGCAGGCAGGCGGTCGTAGCGAGAGGCCGTGTCTGTCCACCCCTGACCTTCCAGCGGCAATGTGCTCACGTCATACCAGACGACCGTTTCAGCAGGCTTGCGAGCAGGCGTCTGGTCCTCTGCCTGGCAGGGGAGGCACATCGCCAGCACGGCAATCAACGGTCCATAGAAGAAACAGGATTCGACGGGCTTCATTGAATTCATTCAGTAGTACCAAGTTTTCAGTCGTCAGTATTCAGTTCAGACCGAGCCACCTGAGAAAACACAAGTCACGATGATTTCAGGTGTTTCAAACTGACAACTGAAAACTGACGACTTCGAACTACTGCTGTCACTGCTTCAGGTTGGCAACGTCTGGGTTGGCCTTCTGGTGTTTCAGTTCGATGAGCAGGCGAGTGGCTGCATCGACGAGTTGTTCGCCAGAGCCAGCGGCACAACGCGTCGCCAGGCCTTCATAAGCTCCTTCGGGATACGCCCGCATGTTGGGAACGTAACCGATCGAGCGGTTCGAGAGTTCGTGAATCATCGTGTACCGGTATGGCGAGGCGTTCTTGATCGCCAGACCGAACTCGACAAACATTTCGCCAGGCAGCCCGACCCAGGCGAGTTCGGGACCAAGCGCGATCACCTGCACTTCCGCTTCGAACCATTGCCGCCCGGCTTCGTTGTAGACGTCAACTTCACCGTCGAAGAATTTCGCAGAGTTGTTGTGCTGGGCCGCCATGTTGGCCCCCTTCTCGCGCGGAAAGTCGATTTCAACCATTTTGCGGCCATATCGCAGCGTCGAACAATCGAGCGGTTGCAACGTCGGGAACGTCCGCAAAACGGCTGCCGCGAGCACGGAACCGATTCGGGCCGACTCTTCGTGCCCCTTGGCGCGACGGGGGTTCTTGGGGTCGAGCAGGTTGTAGTGATTGATGTTTCCCGCCGCGCCGATGGCGAACAGGCTCAACATATCAGAGCCCCTGGCCGTGCGAAGAATCTCGTGCAGCGTCCCGGCGAAATCAGCAGTGGGCGCCGACCCGCCGTCGGTATCCAGATGCAGCGAGAAGTTCACCAGCGTGGCCAGCGGCAGTTTTTCAGGCGATTCGAAGTAGACCACGCCTACTTCCGGATCGGTCGGACCGGCGGCGCGGACAATCTGTTCGTGAAGCGCGGGATCGTTCTTGCCGGGGTTGGTGAGAACGGAACCGTCTTTCATCACGAACCGTCGATTGAAACTGATGGTGTCCTCAAAGCCAATGCCGGCCAGGCCGACCGCGGGTTCGAGATTCGAGTTGGCGATGCTGATGGCTTCGGCCATCTTGCGGGGAAGCAGCTCGATATAGGCCAGAGCCTTCTGTTTGGCTTCCTCA contains:
- a CDS encoding 3-keto-disaccharide hydrolase is translated as MLRFLSAFALLAMSASPLSHAAERQGSAPEADFVSLFDGQTMTGWKPHLTVPKAHVGGKWYVKDGLLYGDQDENEGGGFLITEGEYDDFILRFDLFQDYPTDTGIFVRMGEDGKSHQITLDNRPGGQIGSVYLPWTQARVLDNPEGYKAFKQGKWNTVEIRVEGEPSHIQFWLNGVKVTDLQHTPETTKGVPVKGHIGLQVHPKTPGIVHWKAGNTIRYKNIRILPLAKN
- a CDS encoding SGNH/GDSL hydrolase family protein, coding for MKPVESCFFYGPLIAVLAMCLPCQAEDQTPARKPAETVVWYDVSTLPLEGQGWTDTASRYDRLPARAEAMVRPAVWSLAQNSAGLSVRFITDATKIRARWTLRSDRIAMSHMAATGVSGVDLYVRSEGKWHFLAVGRPAQFPVNDVLLTQGLVPGEKEFRLSFPLYNGVEKVEIGIPPSATFRAPDPLPKQKPIVFYGTSITQGGCASRPGMSYPAILGRRMEMPVINLGFSGNGKSEPEMATLLAELDPALYVIDCLPNLETAQAVERLPGFIATLRAAHPQTPILLVENFIYTNSPFVAERDAKQRTSTEFLQEFHARLKADGDQHLFIVSAENLIGTDGEATVDALHPTDAGFLRMADVLEPAIRQALTH